GACAAAACTCCACGTGTAACATATAGTCCCGGTTCCTCCCTGTCTGGTCTTCCACATACTGGGATAAACCAACCGCAGATCGTGTGGTACCATGGCATTTACTGTTGAAAACAACctgcatgtaagtggacctgcaTGGTTCACCCAagtgttcaagggtcagctgtaaaATGTTGGGAAGATGTAAAAGATATCACTGATACAGGGGCCACAGGCTTCCCTTCTGTGCTGCTCATCTaacatgaaagaagccaggcttTCTCTTTAgagtaaatttttaatttcatagtgTCCTAAATTAGAGCACTAAGGCTCTGTTTCATCTTTATCATTTCAGATTAGCTTAATATGTTTTGgtgatgtttaaaaaagaaaactttcccATTTCAGCCAAACTAATCATGATTAAACTAAATCTTTTCTAAAAGTCTGCTGAATACCTGACTTTTAAGATCTTACCTTGtttcctttgttctctgtatttctcATGATTACCCTGAAAGTCCTAATAAATAAcataatttgtttaattttaattctgtTGAGAGTGAGTTAGTGGTATCAAGACTTGCATGTATTTTAGgcctcttttctttaaaaaaaagtcttggtTTTTCTTGAGAAACCAAATAAACAGTGATTTGGTTTAGGCTTAATCCAAAATTAATAGAGTATTAAATCCTATTTTGtgaatgttatttttcttcctacAACTCTGcaatttacatgtatatatatgcatgcatgtgtgtacattatctacatttttttttttacagtatttgAAAGCTGTGATAACTCCAGAGTGTCTTCTGATATTAGATTATCGTAATTTAAATTTAGAGCAGTGGCTATTCCGGGAACTCCCTTCACAGTTGGCTGGAGAGGGTCAACTTGTCACATACCCTTTACCTTTTGAGTTTAGAGCTATAGAAGCACTCCTGCAGTATCGGGTAAGCCTGTTTTTATTTAGCTTCTTGAATTTTTCTGGCTTTACAATGCTATTGAGAAGGAGGACACATTGCTAATGTTCTGTTGGCACTTTTCCAAACCACCCCCTCCTATCAAATAAAAACATCTCTAAGGATCCTATATGGGAATAGTACTTAATTCTCAAACTTTATGACCCAGTCACATAGATCTGAAGTCTCTAGGTGTAGTACATAGAGTCTCTTGAGACAGTCATGTTATGATATTCATTGAAGCACATTTCAGGCTTCAGGTCCTTTGTTtagttttaataaatgtttttagggataataattcaaaattactcagccataaaaaaagaatgaaataatgccatttgcagcaacatggatggacctagaagttatcatattaagtgaagtgagtcagacagagaaaaataagtatcatgatatcatttatatgtgaaatctgaaaaaaaaaagtacagattttatttataaaccagaaagactcatggacatagaaaaaaactatggttaccaaagagggagggggaggggagggataaattaggagtttaggattaacagatacacattactatatacaaaatagattaacaacaaaggcctactgtatagcgcagggaaccatattcagtttCTCATAATAAGCTATAGTGGAAAAATatctgatatatatatgtatgtatatgtataactgaattgctttgctatacacctgaaactaacattgtaaactaactacacttcaataaaaaataaaatttaaaaaaattaaaagttttaaccAAAATACTTACTCTACGTATGATATCAATGAACGTATCAAAAAGTTTTGActgtattccattttattttctaactgaatttaaattatatatcatGAAACTTATTATACATGATAAATATTAGAGCACAGATCTTTCTTCAAATCATCCTAATACTTTCCAAATCATTCTTTGACTTGTTTGTACAGTCCTTTGAGGTAGCTAAATAATACTCCTGTTTGACATAGGAACCATGTACATACAATACTTCTAATGACTCCTCCATTAAACTGATAATCATTGAGTGTCTGGAGATTCTGTCAGGCTCTGAACAAGGCTGGTCACTGCTTCCCTGGCCCCCACAAATCTCTAAtcacctccctctgcccccttaGTCAGGATAGTATTGTTCAGGACCTGGCTGCATGGAAGAGTCGGTGCCAGGAGCATGTTACCCAGAGCAGGAGAAAAAGATGGGAGTAGAGGGGGCATGAGATGGGTGGGGATTGAGTGAACCTGGCCCCCTTTGTCTGCCTTCATATACTGAGGGAGTAGGATGGCCCCACTTGGGTTAACTAGGCGATAGCACTGGCTAGCACCAGCCAATGAGATGGTGACTGGTCGAAGCCCACTTACTAAGCAGAggaaaaacagagggaaagaaaagaaggcacaGGCAATGGGCAGTGACAGCTACACAGACTGAGCAGGCTCTGAGGAGCTCATGCTGGGATAGACAGTATATGTTGGCCTTTATAGTATTAATTTACTTAATTCGGCTACTGTTGTGCTGGTAtggaagtattttaatattttagcaaCTAGTGTGTCTATATCAATGCATACCTGCAGATTGATTCCTGCTGTGCCTGTATTAACTTGTGTGATAAGTATACTTTTGACTTTAcaaatttgttttactttgtaaagTCAGGAATGTTTTGGTTTTTGAAGACCTTTGTTCATAGGAGTTTTGAACTGTGTCTGATTTACAGAAAACAGGTATTGTTTACCAGATATAAAGCTTCTGTTTTTAACCACAGAAtggcagattttattttaataagtccTCCATTCCTTTCATAATAAGTGTCTGTAGTGGGGATGGGAGTTAATTCCCTGCCTATTAAATACTAGCCTAGTAGCAACATTATGCATGGCTGTCTTTCAACCTAGGAGATCTGGGTTTTGACTCATCTGGAATGGGCATTCTAGCATGGACTATGTTCTGAATGTTACCAGCCTTCCTAGGTATTACAGATTGCTGTATTTAATCAGAGGATTCACTGACCCTGAATATCCTAAAAAGATTGTTTTAATTCTTATGAAAGGTCATGTTGTTATCTAGATCAACACCCTTCAGGGGAAACTTAGCACTTTGCAACCACTGATCCTTGAGACATTGGAAGCTTTAGTGGATCCCAAACATTCTTCTGTAGACAGAAGCAAACTGCACATCTTACTACAAAATGGCAAAAGGTAAATATGAGTGATTTACCAAGTTGGGAGTCAGACACAAATGTCTTAAACTTCTTTTTCAGTAGTCTTAACAGTGAAATGTTTAACATAAATGCAGATCCAAAATTAGTGTAATTATTACCTGTTTTTCAAATGCCAACTAGTCTTGGTAATGGTAATGACATTCTTACTTTCTGACTTACTCTTAGTGACTTCACTGCCATATttggttttcattattattaaaattgtcTGTTTTCATAcctttttttgaaaatatgtaaGTAGCCTAGGTGGGAAGTTGAGCTACAGGGGGCACATAGACAAAAACTACTTTGTATGAAATGTTGTAGTTTTATCAGGCTCTTCTATGTATGTGATCTCATTTCATCCTGTCAGCAGTCCTGTTCAGCAGTTGACATTGTCCTCATTTtgaagataagaaaattgaggtcTAGGTTACTTGTCTAAACTTATACAGCTACTAAATGGCAGATCTAAATTCAAATCCAATTTTCTCTCCCTCCAAGGTccgttttttttgtttgtttgtttatcataATGCATTCCAGaatttaagaataatattttaattaatttgtatTAACATGTCCTCAGAATTTGTACCTTCTAAAGTCCCTCCAGAAGTTACCAGTTGAAATTTCTAAATCAGTAGTTCTTTGTCCAGAATTGTTAGGATGTTTTTATCGTATTGTATCATATCAAATAGTCTGTCTCTGCAATacttataaagaataaaaataaatttgcaagCCAAGAAACTTAAATCACATTGATTGTGTTTCTGAGATAAATAATATATGCTGAAAATTACATTTATGTTATTGATTAATTTTACCATTTAATGTAGTTTTTGGTTTGGCAATTGATTCTCAGCCTACatggtaaatataaaaaaaaaaaaattttttcccacaaGTCAGTGTTTACCATGGTATAAGCGGATCTACTTGATAAGATACCCTAAAAAAGCACTattcttataaaatgtttttataagtTTATGCTATTGTTCATTCTTGTGCAACTACTCTTACAGCCTGTCAGAGTTAGAAACagatattaaaattttcaaagagtCCATTTTGGAGATCTTGGATGAAGCGGAGATGCTGGAGGAGCTCTGTCTGACAAAGTGGAGTGACCCGCAAGTCTTGTAAGCACACAGTCATGCCTTGTTAGTTTTTCTCTTAGTATCAGTTGTCTGCCTTTTCTTCAGGATGACTTTTCATAGAGGACATAGCACTTTTCTGGAATAGAGGATGTTGGTGCTTTTCATCCCTAATTATTTCACCATTTCCAGTGCCCTATTGCATCTGATTGAATGTAATGAGGATTTGTTAAGTACACTGTACACAGCACTGTGCTGGGCTTTGATGAATGTAAAGATAAACACCACCACCTTTATCTTCTGAGGACTGACCACCAAAGTACACACATCTACTTGAAAAACTTACCACGAGAGTACAGTGCGAGAGAAGTGAAATCCTCTAGCGGGGCGGCGGGGGGGAGTGGAGTGCAGGGAAGTGAATCAGACGCTGGCACGAATTCTCTAAGTCTGGTCTAATATAAAAGTGCTTTCATCTTATAAACCTTTCATCTCTTATGAATGTAGAAATCATTTACTCTTCCTGTGTACACTCAAGTTTAAATGTTTACTCTTTAAATAcaccaaatatttcatttttgttctttgtaGATCAGTATGAGAGGTTAATACAGACACCTTTGTAAATGTGCATAGTATCCACAGtgtgtacatatttttttaagcattttaagaaattagttttctgtatttttttgaggggaagtggtaattaggtttatttatttatctttagaggaggtattgggggttgaacccagtacatgcttgctaagcatgcactttaccacctgagctatatcctccccccagtTTTCTGTATTCTAGtaaggaaatatgaaaataaaaatggctcTGTAACACTCAGTGCTACAGCAGATAGATACTGTAGCAGAAACTTGAACACTTGTAACTCTTGCTTGCTTTGCTTATTAGGCCAATCTGTCTTTAATATGGCTTATGATATAAGTGTCTTTTACAGAATACTTCATTTCCACTTATCCTCCTTGTTAGGGTAGAGGGGAACCAAAAGCAGACAAAATAACTGTGTACTGACatcattcaaaaatgtttttcttcataCATGAAAATGATGTAATATATTCACCTTGGAAGGGAACTGCTCTTTATGTTCAAAACTTTGTGGTTTTGTTTCACCAGATAGTGGCTTGGAATTTGCACTAATTCATTAGCATTTACCTACCTACATTTTTCTGTAACTGGTAGCCTGTGTTTGCGTGAGTGTCCCTGGGTTACAGGGAAGCTGTGCCCTCGGCTTACCTGTGTCATGTTTAGGACCAGTTGGCAAAACCACTCAGACTGGCCTCAGTCACAATGATAGGAAAGGTACAGACTTGGTTTTTTCACTGGTAGCTGAATATTATGTGCTAATTCAGGAAGTTTTGTGGTACTAAATGTATGATGCACATATTGGGGGCATGTTAATTATgttaacttttaattaaagtgAAGAGAGCAGTGCTGGGATTGACCATGCGGAAGAGATGGAGTTGCTGTTGGAAAACTACTACCGATTGGCTGAGGATCTTTCCAATGCAGCTCGGGAACTTAGGGTGCTGATTGATGATTCACAGAGTATCATATTCATCAATCTGGACAGGTGAGGCATTGTATAAAACAATCAGCaagcattttctctgtaaaataattataatgtgATAAAGCTCTTAAGGAAAGCTTCATCTTCCCATTTTGGAAGGAATTATACCATCATTATCATCTCTAACTATTAAACGGAAGTGTCTTTTCTTAAGGTGTACATTCCATGCATGTGGTCTGTAATAGACTGTTGAGTGAATTTGCTGTGTGTGGTTGGTGGGCCTCTCTGCTCTAAGTGCTTGTTCTCCTCTCCAGCCACCGAAATGTGATGATGAGGCTGAACCTACAGTTGACCATGGGAACCTTTTCTCTCTCGCTCTTTGGACTCATGGGAGTTGCTTTTGGAATGAATTTGGAATCTTCCCTTGAGGAGGTgagaatatattatttcattaatccaggggttgtttttaatgttttgaagatcttttcttaattttaaaaagaaagtcttaaCACGTATACTCCTgtagtgaaataaaatatacagataaTCCCACACTTTCCATTTGCTGTGTTCCTTGAATTTGCCATTGCTTGTTCAAAGTCTGCAAAAGATCATAAGCTCCCTGAAGCAAAGTCAATATTAGTCATTTTAATGCTCCTTATaagatgtaaaagaaaaataaatgta
This genomic window from Camelus bactrianus isolate YW-2024 breed Bactrian camel chromosome 20, ASM4877302v1, whole genome shotgun sequence contains:
- the MRS2 gene encoding magnesium transporter MRS2 homolog, mitochondrial isoform X1 yields the protein MECLRGLAQLLPHAVGLPRRTLCALALGLTPGVSPVASCGRAAQMLGRRRAAPLCGPRRLRVAGETHRFRTSDVSQATLASVAPVFTVTKFDKEGKVTSFERKKTDLYQELGLQARDLRFQHLMSITTRNNRIIMRMEYLKAVITPECLLILDYRNLNLEQWLFRELPSQLAGEGQLVTYPLPFEFRAIEALLQYRINTLQGKLSTLQPLILETLEALVDPKHSSVDRSKLHILLQNGKSLSELETDIKIFKESILEILDEAEMLEELCLTKWSDPQVFEESSAGIDHAEEMELLLENYYRLAEDLSNAARELRVLIDDSQSIIFINLDSHRNVMMRLNLQLTMGTFSLSLFGLMGVAFGMNLESSLEEDHRVFWLITGIMFMGSGLIWRRLLSFLGRQLETPLPPVMASLPKKTLQADRRLEMKHSFRPDGLGSSRSVLTNR